TGCTGGAAATGAACCTTGGTGTTTAAAGCTTCCCTGACTCCCTCCTACAAGGAAGGCTTAGGTGCTAACAGtaccagctctgcagggcaggaaccAGGGCAcaccacagcactgcacagaaCACTCCTGACCAAGAGAACCCAATGCAGGGCAGTAAGGCTGGCTTTGGACCAATGCCCTGCGATCTTCAAGGTAACTGGAAGCTATGAATGTTCCTAGTAGTGAGTAGTGTTTCCCTATACCTGCAGACATACTAAGAGTATGTTACTGCTACTGTCCTTATAATTCAGTACTTGAGGAAAAAGGTGTATGTCTGGTACCATAAAGGATAGGATAGCTCAGAATCACTGTTGAGTAGCAGTCTTTAGTTGTCTAGAAGAACATTCTACTTCCTCtgaaaaaggtgattttttttcctgctgagggatgaaaaaaatcttagtttTCAGGATAGGGGGAAGCCATGATTCACAAGGAATGAAGAGAGCTTGGAGTAAAGTCTGAAAAGGATTGTGCTGTTAAAAGGTGAGGCTTTCCAAAGTAGTTGTTGCACATGGAACATAAAACTCCATAAAGTGCTGCAGTTGTCTCTCTTCTTTCCCCAGCTGGAAGGAGAGTATTTGGCCACGAGAGGGCTCCGTATGGACAGGAAAGCAATTCTCAGACTCCtggccccagcagggctggaagtgGCCCGGTGCCAATACAAACTTTGGAACTAGGCAGTGTCTTCCCCTTTCAAAGAAGTCTGCTTGTGGATGTCTTTACAAGTGTTTCTCCTCAAATTTTTAGGGACGCAGGTGTGGGAGAACTGCACTACAGCTGCTCTATCTCACACTGCATAGATCAACTGCTAGTGGTGATCACTGATTGCTCTCTTGCCCTGCACTTTGCTGTCTTTGAGTTCCTTAAGTGAGAGCAGTGAGGAAAAAGATGCTTGTATTCCATGCAATGACTGGCAGTCAGGACTCAGATCACATCATTTACTCTACACCATGAAACAGGTTCtgacaaattaaattaatttattttgtacaaATGGTAATGGTGTCACAGTTAACACAATAATACATAATTTTATACATCTGGTTGCTTTTAATATTACAAAATTCcctgggattatttttttaaaaggaaggtCCTGACATTAATCACATTCTAGTCTGAAGATACCTtaatccttaaaaaataaaaacaacacacCACCAACAAACAATAACAGAACCACCAGTTCCAGTTATCAACAAACTGACATACAGTACAAAGTGTTAACACACTTACttgaaaggcaggaaaaattgGTCAAGTGTCAATTAATTCATGGAAAGCTTAGAGTGTGCTTTAATCAGTGCAAATAGAGGAATGTGTCAATTGCTGTAGTATCTGACCACCTGGTTACACCTGGCATGTTATCCCTGAGAAAGCAATTTCTCCCTGCAAGTCTCTCGGAGTTTGTTGATTGTTGCCATGGATAAGCTTCCAGGATCTGTGAATATTTTCTGAgggcaaaagaagaaaattcttagTTAAAATGCTGGCTTTGGACAGCATGCTAGAATTCTCACATAATGCTCTGAGGTGTGAAAGCCCTGGTTCAATGTCCATACTGTGAAATTGCTCACTGCTCCTTGGCCTTCCTGTAACAGGGTAATATCTTCATCTACTGAGCTGTAAACCTGCAGCTCATAACAAGTACAGTAAGTTAAACAAAAGCAGCAATAGAAAATTTGGCTTGAATATGTGTCCAGTTGAGATTATTTTAGATGGCAGGTGGTGGGAAGTTGCATATTTAGAATATATTAAACTGTCCTGTGCACTTCTTGTGTGGTGGTAGCAGAGGTGGTTCAGGCTCTGGAGCACAAAGAAACCAGTGTCTTCCTACTgcaaaaaatcagttttaatcCCTCACGACACTAcctttgcttctcttctctACCAGGTTTTCCCAGGGAGTAATGGATACAGATGTAAGAACTTGATGTGTTCTGAATGTCATCACACATCTTCAAttaggttttttcttttgttttcacttgttGTTCAAGAACAATACATTTGTTTCCACTACTTCACCTAGAACTTCTGAGTGAACAAAACTGAAGCAAAGCTACAGGTTTATGCACTTCAAGCTACAGTTAAGGTGTGTGGGCATCTCAGGTCTCTGAAGCTGTTAAATGACAGCTCTAGAGATGAGACTGTAATTTAATCAGTTCAGAACAGCTTTCTGGCAAAGAAACCTTCAAACTGAAAACTAAGGTTCTCTTCTGGGGGAGGAGGCCTAAAGATGCCTGCCATTACCTCTACTGCTACTAATACCTGTACTGCTgattaaaaaccccaacccaacaAACATCTGAGCACAAAAGTACATGTTTCAACGTTACAGAAGAACCTAACCGAAATTGTTTATCTAACTGCCTTCAAAACCCCATTACTATAGTAAATAACagttaaaattcttttaatcaGGGTAACTGCAAGAAAAGGGTGGTTGATTTTCTAAAAATAGCTGGTGTAAAATTTAACACAATTAAAGATGGGGGAGGGAAGTCCTTCAAGGACAAGTGTTAGCATCAGCCTTTGAACAGGTGTTCTTAAGGCAGTTAATGTTTAATAAATTCTTATTCTAAACTGTTTATGGAATGGAAAACCCCCTCAAATAGCTCCCTTCTAAATTAAAGCTGAacctgtgttttttctcttgctccTTTAATTAAAAGACTTAAAAATGTCAGTCAGttaaactaatttttcttcaatatgAAGAACTATCAAAGTTAGTATAAATGACATCTTACTATGACTGACCTATGCACAGAGATGTGCCATGAGCATGAAACACTTAGGGGGGTAAATGTGCACATGGTTTTGTGCACACTGAGCAAACAATGATAGTGGAGTTGACAAGTGATTTATGACAGATGTGCTCCTGTTACTTGTTCTGCAGCTATCACCTTTTATGTTTCCATCTTCTGAGATAAGCCCTGAATCTAATGTTTTATACTGATGTGGCACTCACtgtattaataatttaaaagaataatccTTAGCTTGCAGATTGTCTTACCACTTGGACATTGAACTTCATGGGTTTTTGTCTGGAAATAAGAACCTGCTGCTACCATCTTGTTCTAAACAGAATGCTGTGTGTTCAGGCACTACAGCCATTTATCAGTGCAAGTTTAAAATTCACTTCATGCTTATTCTACAATACTGTGTTTACAGTTAATCTGAAAAAAAGCACGGGATCAATATCCACAGTTCACTGGAAAAGTGCACTAAAATGATCTTCTCAGACTTCCTGTCTTAACTGGTAAAAAGGGcaaaaagaattttcttcccTGTATGACAGATAATGTGGATGGATTTCTATATATAGAATTAGATAATAACTATTAAATAGAATACTTAATtgataataattattaaatataaaccATTTAATATATGTATTAGAAAGGtttgagtttcttttttaaaaaacaatccTAACACCTATGTTTCTCCCAACTGTATCCATCTTTTGCTCagtgaaaaacatttctaagtCAGTCTTGGTTTTAATTTGGAATGACTAAAAGCTGCAAAGAATTTACCTGCATGAAGCTGTGACACTCTGTTACCAATGTTCCTTTGGTGATCTGCTTAAATTTATCACAAATGTCAGGGAAATTCGTGGCTTCCAAAATAAAAGCTTGGTTTTGCTTAATCAATGTTAAGGCCACACGGAAGATGATCTTTGACCCTTCATAGAATAAACAATCCCATATTCGGAGCACAGTCTGCAGTAAAGGAGAGAATTCAGATTAACCTTGATTTCCAGTAAGCAAATATTACTAAAGTAGTAGAAATGAAATAATCAGGGGCGTAGTAAGAGAACTTTATGTTACCAGTTACCTCCACTGGAAGAATGTCAATGAACAGGCATATAAACCAGCGTGACACCACTAGGGTCCACATGACTCCATGTCTTTCCatcagctctgccacagccgGAACTTTCATTTTCACAAGTTCTCCAAGGACTTCCTGATCAGTTTTCAGGCCCAACATTGCAGGACTGTAATAATCTTGGagagaagaaatcaaaactCAGGAATCTGTGCACATGATCTTTTCATTAAATTGAAGAGAATGTCCTCTGCAGCTGAATGTATAAAGGCACACTGAGCCTAGGAATCCCAAGGTGAAGTAAATTAACCCACAGCATGAAGATCTCTGCACTGTGGTTGTAGAGTGCTGCTCTTTCAGCCAAGCTGATCCCTGTGTAAACACTTCATTCATGCCTACTGAAGCATCTTCTTCCTCTCTGATGTTTTTTGGCAGTGCATTCTTCCTTCCCAAGGAAGGATCATTTAGATGGTTTTTGACTGCTAGCTTAAACTACAAAAGTGTTACTAATATTTAAACAGTTCAATACAACCACCACCTCCTTCTGTGTGGGGGGCTGCACAACTCCTAGTCCACATAACATCCA
This sequence is a window from Vidua chalybeata isolate OUT-0048 chromosome 2, bVidCha1 merged haplotype, whole genome shotgun sequence. Protein-coding genes within it:
- the GRTP1 gene encoding growth hormone-regulated TBC protein 1 isoform X3, giving the protein MNVLYSGDNLQVWSTLGSCHKYNLARVDPYGFERPEDFDYASYEAFFSRYLVVLTRRAIKWSKLLKGNNSIQKSLKVKRYIRKGIPNEHRALVWMIVSGAQTNMEQNPGYYHRLLEGEKNAKLLEAIKTDYYSPAMLGLKTDQEVLGELVKMKVPAVAELMERHGVMWTLVVSRWFICLFIDILPVETVLRIWDCLFYEGSKIIFRVALTLIKQNQAFILEATNFPDICDKFKQITKGTLVTECHSFMQKIFTDPGSLSMATINKLRETCREKLLSQG
- the GRTP1 gene encoding growth hormone-regulated TBC protein 1 isoform X4, which gives rise to MIVSGAQTNMEQNPGYYHRLLEGEKNAKLLEAIKTDMNRTFPDNVKFRKTADPCLQHALYNVLVAYGHHNKAVGYCQGMNFIAGYLILITKNEEESFWLLDALIGRILPDYYSPAMLGLKTDQEVLGELVKMKVPAVAELMERHGVMWTLVVSRWFICLFIDILPVETVLRIWDCLFYEGSKIIFRVALTLIKQNQAFILEATNFPDICDKFKQITKGTLVTECHSFMQKIFTDPGSLSMATINKLRETCREKLLSQG